One segment of Trichlorobacter ammonificans DNA contains the following:
- the flhA gene encoding flagellar biosynthesis protein FlhA — translation MAGESSVQALELTNFRKHSDIYVAVGIIGILALMIIPLPAVVLDIFLAANITIALAILLVCLYTRNPLEFSVFPSVLLVTTLFRLALNVAGTRLILLHGREGTDAAGAVIKAFGSFVVGGNYVVGAVMFLILVVINFVVITKGAGRVAEVAARFTLDALPGKQMAIDADLSAGYLSEKEARKRRENIRREADFYGAMDGASKFVRGDAVAGILIMLINIFGGLIIGIWQQGLALDVALANYTLLTIGEGLVAQIPALIISTAAGVIVTRTADENNFGHELTGQFLNYPKAFYVASGVMFLFALIPGLPHFAFFLLSAVAWMVGRMSREMAQVVEEEAAAAEAAGAEEAIDQASAIRPLDTLELEVGYGLVPMVDASQDGELLERIRSIRRQFAQKMGFVVPPIHIHDNLQLKPYEYNILIRGARVGGSELTGQYLAMDSGSVVAQISGPSAKEPVFGLPAVWIRGEEREQAQVNGYTVVDSTTVIATHISETIRRHAHELVGRQEMQQLLDNVAVSAPKVVDELIPGQLSLGAVLRVVKSLLKEGISIRDLRTVLETLADYAGLTKDPDVLTEFVRQGLGRFIVDQFKVEDETLYLVTLDRVVEDMVAEAIQPSDQGSFLAMEPAVAQQIINGVRTTVDRFGLYGAQPVVLASPTIRRHVKKLIERFLPHVAVLSHNEIPQNIKIQSLGVVSVNAG, via the coding sequence ATGGCAGGAGAAAGCTCCGTACAGGCATTGGAACTCACCAACTTCAGAAAACACTCCGACATCTACGTCGCGGTGGGGATCATCGGTATCCTCGCGCTGATGATCATTCCGCTGCCGGCAGTGGTTCTGGACATATTTCTGGCAGCGAACATCACCATCGCGCTGGCAATTTTGCTGGTCTGTCTCTATACGCGCAATCCACTGGAATTCTCAGTGTTCCCGTCGGTACTCCTGGTAACGACGCTCTTCCGGTTGGCGCTGAACGTTGCCGGTACCCGCCTGATCCTCTTGCACGGCCGTGAGGGGACCGATGCCGCCGGCGCGGTCATCAAGGCATTCGGCTCCTTTGTCGTTGGCGGCAACTACGTGGTCGGCGCGGTCATGTTCCTGATTCTGGTGGTCATCAACTTCGTGGTCATCACCAAGGGCGCGGGGCGTGTCGCCGAGGTGGCGGCCCGCTTTACCCTGGATGCGCTGCCCGGCAAGCAGATGGCGATCGATGCCGATCTTTCCGCCGGCTACCTGTCGGAGAAGGAAGCCCGCAAGCGCCGCGAAAACATACGACGGGAAGCCGACTTCTACGGCGCCATGGACGGTGCCAGCAAGTTCGTGCGCGGTGATGCCGTTGCCGGCATCCTGATCATGCTGATCAACATCTTCGGCGGCCTGATCATTGGTATCTGGCAGCAGGGGTTGGCCCTTGACGTGGCGCTGGCCAACTACACCCTGCTGACCATCGGCGAGGGGCTGGTGGCCCAGATTCCGGCGCTGATCATCTCCACCGCCGCCGGCGTGATCGTCACCCGTACCGCTGACGAAAATAATTTCGGCCATGAGCTGACCGGACAGTTTCTCAACTATCCCAAGGCATTTTATGTCGCTTCCGGGGTCATGTTTTTGTTTGCCCTGATTCCGGGCCTTCCCCATTTCGCCTTCTTCCTGCTTTCCGCCGTTGCCTGGATGGTGGGGCGGATGTCCCGGGAGATGGCGCAGGTGGTTGAGGAGGAGGCCGCCGCCGCGGAGGCCGCCGGCGCGGAAGAGGCCATTGACCAGGCCTCCGCCATCAGGCCCCTCGATACCCTTGAGCTTGAGGTCGGCTACGGACTAGTGCCGATGGTGGATGCCTCCCAGGATGGGGAGCTGCTGGAGCGTATCCGCTCCATCCGTCGTCAGTTCGCCCAGAAAATGGGCTTTGTCGTACCGCCGATCCATATCCACGACAACCTGCAGTTGAAACCCTATGAGTACAACATCCTGATTCGTGGTGCCCGTGTCGGCGGCAGCGAGCTGACCGGCCAGTACTTGGCCATGGATTCCGGCTCGGTTGTTGCCCAGATTTCCGGGCCCTCCGCAAAGGAGCCGGTCTTTGGCCTGCCGGCAGTCTGGATACGGGGCGAGGAACGCGAGCAGGCCCAGGTGAACGGCTACACCGTGGTGGACAGCACCACGGTCATCGCCACCCATATCAGCGAAACCATCCGGCGCCATGCCCATGAACTGGTGGGCCGCCAGGAGATGCAGCAGCTATTGGACAATGTGGCGGTCTCCGCTCCCAAGGTGGTGGACGAACTGATTCCGGGGCAGCTCAGCCTGGGGGCCGTGCTGCGGGTAGTCAAAAGTCTGCTCAAGGAAGGAATTTCCATCCGGGATCTGCGGACGGTGCTTGAAACGCTGGCCGATTACGCCGGCCTCACCAAGGATCCGGACGTGCTGACGGAATTTGTCCGACAGGGATTGGGGCGGTTCATCGTCGATCAGTTCAAGGTGGAGGATGAGACGCTCTACCTGGTGACGTTGGACCGCGTGGTTGAAGATATGGTGGCCGAGGCGATTCAGCCGTCCGACCAGGGCAGTTTCCTCGCCATGGAGCCGGCCGTTGCCCAGCAGATCATTAACGGGGTCCGCACCACGGTTGACCGGTTTGGTCTCTATGGTGCCCAGCCGGTGGTGCTGGCCTCGCCCACCATCCGCCGGCATGTCAAGAAGTTGATCGAGCGCTTCCTGCCCCACGTGGCGGTGCTGTCCCACAATGAGATACCCCAGAATATCAAAATACAGTCGTTAGGAGTGGTGAGCGTCAATGCTGGTTAA
- the flhF gene encoding flagellar biosynthesis protein FlhF, whose translation MLVKTFQAPTMAEALRLVKAELGPDAMILSTKKEQIGGILGFFSKQVVKVTAAIDPQRPAPSPPPPPKERPERERTAKEEFENSMLGPLARELKELRERVEMLARKDEAGRNAASPPSAEVQQRPEADAALNLNNIPRQDIEEIKKLLLNTLVKSQEGGVKTVQWPDARTDEGGSRGGAEPDEAISPLQQELERQGISPEIKQKILETMQSLPVDQSEQSLKGRLGQAFGRLIKFAGLLRLKKNAPRIIALVGPTGVGKTTTTAKLAAMYALNRGNKVALITMDIFRVGAVEQLKTYSRIMGIPLEVASTAKELEKAIKQHSQSDLILIDTAGRSHKDSEKLEEMKSFLENTVQPDIFLCLSATTKDRELEEILNRFSILPISKVVFTKVDECESIGCIINLLLKTNLQLAYFTNGQRVPEDIEVATSDKLAELMLREGAE comes from the coding sequence ATGCTGGTTAAAACATTTCAGGCTCCAACCATGGCCGAAGCGTTGCGTCTGGTTAAAGCGGAACTGGGCCCGGACGCCATGATCCTTTCCACCAAAAAGGAGCAGATCGGCGGTATTCTCGGATTTTTCAGCAAGCAGGTGGTCAAGGTGACGGCGGCGATCGACCCGCAGCGGCCGGCTCCCTCGCCGCCACCGCCACCGAAGGAACGGCCCGAACGGGAGCGGACCGCCAAGGAGGAGTTCGAGAATTCCATGCTGGGTCCCCTGGCCCGGGAGCTGAAAGAGCTGCGGGAACGGGTGGAAATGCTGGCGCGCAAGGACGAAGCCGGGCGAAACGCCGCTTCTCCACCCAGCGCCGAGGTTCAGCAGCGTCCCGAAGCGGATGCTGCCCTTAACCTGAACAACATCCCCCGCCAGGATATCGAGGAGATCAAGAAGCTGCTCCTGAACACACTGGTAAAAAGTCAGGAGGGGGGCGTCAAGACGGTGCAGTGGCCCGACGCCCGGACCGACGAGGGAGGATCGCGTGGCGGGGCGGAGCCTGATGAGGCGATTTCGCCGCTGCAACAGGAGCTGGAGCGGCAGGGAATTTCGCCGGAGATCAAACAGAAGATCCTGGAAACCATGCAGTCGCTGCCGGTTGACCAGTCGGAGCAGTCGCTGAAGGGGCGGCTGGGCCAGGCCTTTGGCCGTCTGATCAAATTTGCCGGCCTGCTGCGTCTGAAAAAGAACGCGCCGCGCATCATCGCTCTGGTGGGCCCCACCGGCGTGGGCAAGACCACCACCACTGCGAAGCTGGCGGCCATGTACGCCCTGAACCGGGGGAACAAGGTCGCCCTGATCACCATGGACATCTTCCGGGTCGGCGCCGTGGAACAGCTGAAGACCTACAGCAGGATCATGGGTATTCCGCTGGAGGTGGCTTCCACGGCAAAAGAACTGGAAAAGGCGATCAAGCAGCACAGCCAGTCCGACCTGATCCTGATCGATACCGCCGGGCGCAGCCACAAGGATTCCGAGAAGCTGGAAGAGATGAAGAGCTTTCTGGAGAATACCGTTCAGCCGGATATTTTCCTGTGCCTTTCCGCCACCACCAAGGACCGGGAGCTGGAAGAGATACTTAACCGCTTCAGCATATTACCGATTAGTAAAGTGGTGTTTACCAAGGTTGACGAATGCGAAAGCATCGGCTGCATCATCAACCTGCTGCTCAAGACCAATCTGCAGCTTGCCTATTTTACCAATGGCCAACGGGTGCCGGAGGATATCGAGGTTGCCACCTCTGACAAGCTGGCTGAACTGATGCTGAGGGAGGGTGCCGAATGA
- a CDS encoding MinD/ParA family protein, producing MSAVNRTGDQADTLRQMARTAKKNEQAGTDAARIAGGQGIRVIAVTSGKGGVGKSNVVANLAMALAAKGKRILIIDADLGVGNMDVLLGLSPQYNLNHVLSGEKMLSEIIIDVTPNIKLIPAGSGVQEYTSLGQHEKMKLLDELDMLDEAFDIMFIDTEAGISENVTYFTVAAQEILVVVTPEPTSITDAYALIKLLATRYSEHHFKVLVNMARDSEDALEVFRKLANVAGRFLDISLDYLGCVVRDERLIDAVKKQKAVFELHADSDAANCFATLASRVLENSRQARLKGNIQFFFRRYLEGPGTGGL from the coding sequence ATGAGCGCGGTCAACAGAACCGGCGATCAGGCGGACACGCTCCGCCAGATGGCCCGCACGGCGAAAAAGAACGAACAGGCCGGCACCGATGCCGCCCGGATTGCCGGCGGACAGGGGATCAGGGTTATTGCGGTCACCAGCGGCAAGGGGGGGGTCGGCAAGAGTAACGTCGTCGCCAACCTTGCCATGGCACTGGCGGCAAAGGGGAAGCGTATCCTGATCATCGACGCCGACCTCGGCGTCGGCAACATGGATGTGCTGCTGGGGCTCTCGCCCCAGTACAACCTGAACCATGTACTGTCCGGCGAGAAGATGCTCTCTGAAATCATCATCGACGTGACGCCGAACATCAAGCTCATCCCGGCCGGTTCGGGGGTGCAGGAGTATACCAGTCTCGGCCAGCACGAAAAGATGAAGCTCCTTGACGAGCTGGACATGCTGGACGAGGCCTTCGATATCATGTTCATCGATACGGAGGCCGGTATTTCAGAAAACGTCACCTACTTCACGGTGGCGGCCCAGGAAATACTGGTGGTGGTCACGCCGGAGCCGACCTCGATCACCGACGCCTATGCCTTGATCAAGCTGTTGGCCACCCGTTACTCCGAGCACCATTTCAAGGTGCTGGTCAACATGGCGCGGGACAGCGAAGATGCCCTGGAGGTCTTCAGAAAACTGGCGAATGTGGCGGGGCGGTTCCTGGACATTTCCCTGGACTACCTCGGATGTGTGGTGCGAGACGAGCGGCTGATCGATGCGGTGAAAAAGCAGAAAGCGGTTTTCGAACTGCATGCCGACTCGGACGCCGCCAACTGCTTTGCCACCCTGGCCTCCAGAGTCCTTGAAAACAGCCGCCAGGCGAGGCTCAAGGGGAATATCCAGTTCTTCTTCCGCAGATACCTTGAAGGGCCCGGAACAGGCGGCCTATGA
- a CDS encoding FliA/WhiG family RNA polymerase sigma factor: MSRLKAYEEQAGERSWHQRETLILQHLPLVKYLVNRMSAQLPAHLDSQDLASAAVVGLVNAADRFDSSRGVQFKTFAEQHIRGAILDELRACDSMSRTMRDKCKAVEREMRSLEQQLGRTPTGREVAESLQISMDDYYRLLDDIHEHSFISLDDSWDDDEGHPVSIADVLRDDDDKGPQQQAMNRQLVEVLGAAIEALPERERLVVTLYYYEEMNLKEIGAVLHLTESRICQILSQSMVRLRSKMKFFRP, from the coding sequence ATGAGCAGGCTCAAGGCGTATGAAGAGCAGGCGGGAGAGCGGAGCTGGCATCAACGGGAAACACTGATACTGCAGCATCTTCCGCTGGTCAAATATCTGGTGAACCGCATGTCCGCCCAGCTGCCCGCCCATCTGGACAGCCAGGATCTGGCCAGCGCGGCGGTCGTCGGTCTGGTGAACGCCGCCGACCGGTTTGACAGCAGCCGGGGAGTACAGTTCAAGACCTTCGCCGAGCAGCATATCCGGGGTGCAATTCTGGATGAGCTGCGCGCCTGCGACAGCATGAGCAGGACCATGCGCGACAAGTGCAAAGCGGTGGAACGGGAGATGCGCAGTCTTGAACAACAGCTGGGGCGGACGCCCACCGGTCGCGAGGTGGCGGAAAGCCTGCAGATCAGCATGGATGACTACTACCGTCTCCTGGACGACATCCATGAGCATAGCTTCATCAGCCTCGACGACAGCTGGGATGACGACGAGGGGCATCCCGTGAGCATCGCCGATGTGCTGCGTGACGACGATGATAAAGGACCGCAGCAGCAGGCCATGAACCGGCAGCTGGTGGAAGTATTGGGGGCGGCGATCGAGGCGTTGCCCGAACGGGAGCGGCTGGTGGTGACCCTCTACTATTATGAAGAGATGAATCTCAAAGAGATCGGCGCGGTCCTGCACCTGACCGAATCGAGGATCTGCCAGATACTGAGCCAGTCGATGGTTCGGCTGCGCAGCAAGATGAAGTTTTTCCGTCCGTGA
- the flgF gene encoding flagellar basal-body rod protein FlgF — protein MNSGMYSALSGNLAAMKRLDVITSNLANVGTSGFKQDRIVFDSLLAGDRNPPAVPENQTADPVLLGDRMITDFSAGSLRQTGNVLDVAIQGDGFFAVTTPDGTAYTRQGNFRLAGDGTLITASGYPVQSQTGQPIVINIAAQELGGKPVVDSQGNITLNNEAVASLGIFDFPKPYQLTKTAGTLFVAGNQNMAPQPVGPMTTVVQGALEESNVDAVSSMVQMIEASRYFESCQKVIRSYDDMASKAVNELARV, from the coding sequence ATGAACAGCGGCATGTATTCGGCCCTGTCAGGGAATCTGGCAGCCATGAAGCGACTTGATGTCATCACTTCCAACCTGGCCAATGTAGGAACCAGCGGATTCAAGCAGGACCGCATCGTGTTCGACAGTCTGCTGGCCGGTGACCGGAACCCGCCGGCAGTGCCGGAGAATCAGACCGCTGACCCAGTGCTGCTGGGGGATCGCATGATCACCGATTTCAGCGCCGGCTCCCTGCGTCAGACCGGAAACGTGCTGGATGTCGCCATCCAGGGGGACGGCTTTTTCGCCGTGACCACGCCGGACGGGACCGCCTATACCCGCCAGGGGAACTTCCGGCTGGCCGGCGACGGGACGCTGATCACGGCCAGCGGCTATCCGGTCCAATCGCAGACGGGGCAGCCGATCGTGATCAACATTGCCGCGCAGGAGCTTGGCGGTAAGCCGGTGGTGGACAGCCAGGGGAACATCACCCTGAACAATGAGGCGGTCGCCTCGCTGGGAATTTTCGATTTCCCCAAGCCGTATCAGCTTACCAAGACAGCGGGTACGCTCTTTGTTGCCGGTAACCAGAATATGGCGCCCCAACCGGTGGGACCGATGACCACCGTGGTGCAGGGGGCGCTGGAAGAGTCCAATGTTGATGCCGTATCATCCATGGTACAGATGATCGAGGCCAGCAGGTACTTCGAGAGCTGCCAGAAGGTGATCCGCAGCTATGACGATATGGCATCCAAAGCGGTCAACGAACTGGCCAGAGTTTAA
- the flgG gene encoding flagellar basal-body rod protein FlgG, with protein MMRSLWTAASGMNSQSQNINVIANNLANVNTTGFKKSRPDFQDLMYQTVQNPGSPATNANQIPTGIQFGMGSKLAAVSKQFTPGDFQHTGGQLDMAIEGDGFFQIQMPDGTTSYTRAGAFKMDSNGRVVTPEGYPMLPELVIPNNSTKITIGTDGTVSVVQAGQTTPSTVGNIQLANFNNPAGLSSMGRNFYQQTEASGNPTTGTPGQNALGTIGQGFLEMSNVSVAEEMVNMIVGQRAYEANSKAISTSDEMLQLANNLKR; from the coding sequence ATGATGAGATCCTTGTGGACCGCAGCGTCCGGTATGAATTCGCAGTCCCAGAATATCAACGTTATCGCCAACAACTTGGCCAACGTCAATACCACGGGATTCAAGAAAAGCCGGCCAGATTTTCAGGACCTGATGTACCAGACGGTGCAGAATCCCGGTTCGCCGGCTACCAACGCCAACCAGATTCCCACCGGCATCCAGTTCGGCATGGGCTCCAAGCTGGCCGCCGTTTCCAAGCAGTTTACACCCGGCGACTTTCAGCATACCGGTGGGCAGCTCGATATGGCCATTGAAGGGGACGGCTTCTTCCAGATTCAGATGCCGGATGGCACGACCTCCTATACGCGGGCGGGCGCCTTCAAGATGGACAGCAACGGCAGGGTGGTGACGCCGGAGGGGTATCCGATGCTGCCGGAGCTGGTCATCCCCAACAATTCTACCAAGATCACCATCGGTACCGACGGTACCGTTTCGGTGGTGCAGGCAGGACAGACGACCCCCTCCACGGTGGGCAATATCCAGCTGGCAAACTTCAACAACCCTGCCGGTCTTTCCTCCATGGGCAGGAACTTCTATCAGCAGACCGAGGCATCGGGTAACCCCACCACCGGTACGCCGGGGCAGAATGCCCTGGGGACCATCGGCCAGGGGTTTCTGGAGATGAGTAACGTCAGCGTGGCGGAAGAGATGGTCAACATGATCGTGGGACAGCGCGCCTATGAAGCCAATTCCAAGGCGATCTCCACCTCGGACGAGATGCTGCAGCTGGCCAACAACCTCAAGCGCTGA
- the flgA gene encoding flagellar basal body P-ring formation chaperone FlgA, translated as MLQPDRRFIGVLLVLFILVVPGLVAAAQVPLPEKEIRTAVNSFLESRLADRGWQTIIRQLSVPQGHTVPKGARDYEVIAPASWPGWGAVSLAVVVRVGGVVEKNLPVRLVVDAQTEMVVATRQLLSGTVLGADDVALRVQDLALAGGHHIKTIADAVGRKTRVTVRAGYPVRNDQLVTVPVVVSGQLVTIVLERPGLRITVAGRAKSSGGVGDLIRVENLSSRKEIPARVVDASTVEVGF; from the coding sequence ATGCTGCAACCTGACCGGCGTTTCATAGGGGTGCTGCTGGTACTGTTCATACTGGTCGTTCCCGGCTTGGTTGCTGCAGCCCAGGTGCCGCTTCCGGAGAAGGAAATCCGGACAGCGGTGAACAGTTTTCTGGAAAGCCGGCTTGCCGATCGGGGATGGCAGACCATCATCCGCCAGTTGAGTGTCCCCCAAGGCCATACGGTTCCCAAGGGCGCGCGCGACTACGAGGTGATTGCGCCCGCGAGCTGGCCCGGCTGGGGGGCGGTAAGCCTTGCCGTGGTAGTGCGGGTGGGCGGCGTGGTGGAAAAAAATCTGCCGGTACGCCTGGTGGTGGATGCCCAGACCGAAATGGTGGTGGCAACCCGACAGCTGCTCTCCGGTACCGTCCTCGGCGCCGATGATGTGGCGTTGCGGGTGCAGGATCTGGCTCTTGCCGGGGGACACCATATCAAAACCATCGCCGATGCAGTGGGCCGCAAAACCCGTGTGACCGTGCGTGCGGGCTATCCGGTGCGGAATGATCAACTGGTGACCGTACCGGTTGTTGTCAGCGGGCAGTTGGTGACGATCGTGCTGGAGCGTCCGGGGCTCCGGATCACCGTGGCCGGCCGGGCCAAGAGCTCGGGCGGGGTCGGGGACCTGATCAGGGTGGAGAATCTCTCTTCGCGCAAGGAAATTCCGGCGCGGGTGGTGGATGCCTCCACGGTGGAAGTCGGGTTCTGA
- a CDS encoding flagellar basal body L-ring protein FlgH encodes MKRVLIATSTLFLLAGCAAQQTEVVTPSFDQQIRQPAPSYANGSIWQAASISLTDDGKARRLGDIVTIVIVETASASKEASTATSRSSELQAGIPNFMGLEGSKIITSNFADLKNLINANAGSSFDGSGSTSRKETLTATITAKVVDVLSNGNLKIEGRRNVKVNHEEQIVTVRGTIRPRDITPENTINSIYVADAQISYSGEGIISDRQKPGWLMNVIDRIWPF; translated from the coding sequence ATGAAGCGAGTGCTTATAGCAACAAGTACCCTGTTCCTGCTGGCGGGATGCGCCGCCCAGCAAACCGAGGTGGTAACCCCCAGCTTTGACCAGCAGATCCGTCAGCCCGCCCCCAGTTACGCCAATGGCTCCATCTGGCAGGCAGCCAGCATTTCGCTGACGGATGACGGCAAGGCCCGGCGTTTGGGCGATATCGTGACGATCGTGATCGTGGAGACCGCCAGCGCCAGCAAAGAGGCCTCCACGGCCACCAGCCGCTCATCGGAACTGCAGGCCGGTATTCCGAATTTCATGGGGCTGGAGGGGTCAAAAATCATCACCAGTAACTTTGCCGACCTGAAAAATCTGATCAATGCCAATGCCGGTTCGAGCTTCGACGGCAGCGGCTCCACCAGCCGCAAGGAGACCCTGACCGCCACCATCACCGCCAAGGTGGTGGATGTGCTCTCCAACGGCAACCTCAAGATTGAGGGACGACGCAACGTCAAGGTGAACCACGAAGAGCAGATTGTGACGGTTCGGGGGACGATCCGGCCCCGCGACATCACGCCTGAGAACACGATCAACTCCATCTATGTGGCAGATGCACAGATCAGTTATTCAGGCGAGGGGATCATTTCCGATCGCCAGAAACCGGGCTGGTTGATGAACGTTATCGATCGGATCTGGCCGTTCTAA
- a CDS encoding flagellar basal body P-ring protein FlgI — MKKIICICLVLLGCAMSADAARVKDIASFDGVRDNQLVGYGLVVGLNGSGDSDQTKFPVQSLVNMLEKMGVTVNRNDVKVKNVAAVMVTTTLPPFAKQGSKLDVLVSSLGDAKTIAGGTLIMTPLRGADNQVYAVAQGSVLTNSFAFGGQGASISKNHPTAGRIAGGGLVERELPNVLSGKSSLRLNLAQSDFTTASRMVAAINKQFAGSAASADAGSVVVRIPDEYAARPIDFIAQVENIEVVQDAPARVVVNERTGTIVMGDRVKISGVAISHGNLGLTIKETPKVSQPNPLARGGETVVVPDTSMKVQEEVRRLTIMPDANTIGDVVRGLNLLGVTPRDLISILQAIKAAGALQAELVII; from the coding sequence ATGAAAAAAATCATTTGTATATGTCTGGTACTGCTGGGATGTGCCATGTCGGCGGATGCTGCACGCGTCAAGGATATCGCCTCCTTTGACGGGGTACGGGACAACCAGCTGGTGGGGTATGGCCTCGTCGTTGGCCTGAACGGCTCCGGCGACAGCGACCAGACCAAGTTTCCGGTGCAGTCACTGGTCAATATGCTGGAAAAGATGGGCGTGACGGTCAATCGTAACGACGTCAAAGTAAAGAACGTCGCCGCGGTGATGGTGACCACGACACTGCCTCCCTTTGCCAAGCAGGGGAGCAAACTGGATGTGCTGGTTTCCTCCCTGGGTGACGCCAAGACCATTGCCGGCGGCACCCTGATCATGACTCCCCTCAGGGGGGCCGATAATCAGGTGTACGCCGTGGCGCAGGGGTCGGTCCTGACCAACTCCTTCGCATTCGGTGGCCAGGGGGCCAGCATCAGCAAAAACCACCCCACGGCCGGCCGGATCGCCGGTGGTGGGTTGGTGGAGCGTGAGCTGCCCAACGTGCTCAGCGGTAAGTCCAGTCTGCGGCTGAATCTTGCCCAGTCGGACTTCACCACCGCATCCCGCATGGTTGCGGCGATCAACAAGCAGTTTGCGGGCAGCGCGGCAAGTGCCGATGCCGGCTCGGTGGTGGTGCGGATACCGGACGAGTATGCGGCCCGTCCCATCGATTTCATCGCGCAGGTGGAGAACATCGAAGTCGTGCAGGATGCGCCGGCCCGCGTGGTGGTGAACGAGCGGACCGGCACCATCGTCATGGGCGACCGTGTCAAGATATCTGGCGTGGCGATCTCCCACGGCAATCTGGGGCTCACCATCAAGGAAACCCCCAAGGTATCGCAGCCAAATCCCCTGGCCAGGGGAGGGGAAACGGTCGTTGTGCCAGACACCAGCATGAAGGTGCAGGAAGAGGTGCGACGCCTGACGATCATGCCCGACGCCAACACCATCGGCGATGTGGTGCGGGGGTTGAACCTGCTGGGTGTGACGCCCCGGGATCTGATTTCGATCCTGCAGGCGATCAAGGCCGCCGGCGCACTGCAGGCCGAACTGGTCATCATTTAG
- a CDS encoding rod-binding protein, producing MDSPVTIAPDLVVQDQKAEQLARRAASAREPLTAAKRQELKKISRDFEAMFTGMMLKAMRSTVPEDKLTGGGKAEETYRYLLDQEYATTAAQRGGAGSLAAMVEKELLKRYEEPSLRPATRTDGDGQ from the coding sequence ATGGATAGTCCGGTAACCATAGCCCCCGATCTGGTGGTGCAGGATCAGAAGGCGGAACAGCTCGCGAGGCGGGCCGCGTCCGCTCGGGAACCGCTCACTGCAGCCAAGCGTCAGGAGCTGAAAAAGATCTCCCGTGATTTTGAGGCGATGTTCACCGGCATGATGCTCAAGGCGATGCGGTCCACAGTGCCGGAAGATAAGCTGACCGGCGGTGGCAAGGCAGAAGAAACCTACCGCTATCTGCTGGATCAGGAGTATGCAACGACAGCAGCGCAGCGAGGCGGAGCGGGATCTCTGGCCGCCATGGTGGAGAAGGAGTTGCTCAAGCGCTATGAAGAACCTTCACTGCGCCCCGCCACGCGTACGGATGGTGACGGACAGTGA
- a CDS encoding flagellar protein FlgN, whose translation MSDALQEMTAALERQLAVCAQLQLLLQSEQEAISSLDTARMEQINAGKEEVMQRQKRTADELRSVLDRLARQYGLPGGSTLGAVLAAAPREAARPLYSLQQQLQEVGMALQALAEQNRAMLERFLGTVNDSLGFLSRILNSSSMYGANGAYRTEQTGAMIVNREA comes from the coding sequence GTGAGCGACGCGCTGCAGGAAATGACGGCAGCCCTTGAACGGCAGCTTGCGGTCTGTGCGCAGCTGCAGCTGCTGCTGCAGAGCGAACAAGAGGCTATCAGCAGTCTGGATACCGCCCGCATGGAACAGATCAATGCCGGCAAGGAAGAGGTGATGCAGCGTCAGAAGCGGACAGCCGATGAGTTGCGGAGCGTGCTGGATCGCTTGGCCCGACAGTACGGGCTGCCCGGCGGGAGTACGCTCGGTGCGGTGCTGGCTGCCGCCCCCAGAGAAGCGGCGCGGCCACTGTATTCGCTGCAGCAGCAACTGCAGGAAGTCGGTATGGCACTGCAGGCGTTGGCTGAGCAGAATCGGGCCATGCTGGAGCGTTTTCTGGGAACCGTCAACGACTCGCTGGGCTTTCTGAGCCGCATTCTGAACAGCTCCAGCATGTATGGTGCCAACGGTGCGTACCGTACCGAGCAGACCGGTGCCATGATTGTGAATCGGGAGGCATGA